Proteins encoded together in one Prunus dulcis chromosome 3, ALMONDv2, whole genome shotgun sequence window:
- the LOC117623483 gene encoding uncharacterized protein LOC117623483: protein MEEQCSLLDMRWRPSLFVWEVSCKSSRSFNLRVTDLGSGGFFFSTPFDSGFHLSCLRIFASFVFRFLSNPYCYIREVEVFKFQNILGSIRKGIESHRLAQGVKRFLRERPSMVEEGQWIYHTPT, encoded by the exons ATGGAAGAACAGTGTTCGTTGCTGGACATGCGTTGGAGGCCGTCGCTTTTTGTTTGGGAGGTGAGCTGCAAATCCAGCCGCTCTTTCAATCTTCGTGTCACAGATTTGGGATCGGGaggtttcttcttttctacACCCTTCGACTCAGGCTTCCATCTTTCTTGCTTGCGAATATTTGCATCGTTTGTCTTCAG gtTCTTGAGTAATCCCTATTGCTATATAAGAGAAGTTGAGGTATTTAAATTTCAGAACATATTGGGTTCTATCAGGAAGGGAATTGAATCTCACAGATTAGCTCAG GGTGTTAAAAGGTTCTTAAGGGAAAGGCCATCCATGGTTGAAGAAGGGCAATGGATATACCATACACCCACCTAA
- the LOC117623482 gene encoding receptor-like protein kinase FERONIA — translation MKPILTPLFLPVFLHIITVHVAGDTSPIYTPVDDITVQCGFSGHQLNTEDNRTWTGDINSEFSPYEDEPAGSSSTYRQAPSSSPVNQLPYSTARLSLHEFWYEFPVTSGQKFVRLYFNPVSYGPDFDRSNALFSVTAGGFTLLEDFNASVTADAFGLDTIYREFCLNVESYESLNIVFTPSSATQYTYAFINGIEIVSMPNNLYYTSALNSDGVNYIGSGITFRIDNGTALEMVYRFNVGGRSLFFKQDTGMYRNWEGEREENKYLDDLSSKSSVLPENSSIELKFAEIAEYSAPEELYHTGRSMGMNKTINKSYNLTWEFPVDPKFFYLVRLHFCEFEPDIANPGDRNFLIYIANVLDEEEADIIMWGDGNGRPVYRDYVVFVTYPAASERQKKVHLSIALQANPKDFMTNYNDAVLNGLEIFKLSDTNGNLAGPNPDPPLLITPRVIAPPQSSKFSNKSSTSLIAIIGGLVSGVLVLGSVLGFFLVFRRGRKNKDSSSNQGMKWDPFSFPATHRTYGPSYLCRYFTLAEIKAATRNFDDSFIIGVGGFGNVYKGCIDDGATLAAIKRLKSESSQGAHEFKTEIELLSQFRHRHLVSLIGYCKDGNEMVLVYDYMSRGTLASHLYHTDNPPLSWDQRLQICIGAAIGLHYLHSGTKGTIIHRDVKSTNILLNEKWVAKISDFGLSKMSTINTSKTHISTMVKGSFGYLDPEYYKRQRLTEKSDVYSFGVVLCEVLCARPAVMHNVELMQINLAEWAKSCHRDGELDQIIDPSIRGEIEIQSLNKFIEIAMSCLNDSGIERPSMNDVVRGLELAFQLHRNCFERSNEVAFNNDSAAEIRSVEPGCATNESIQCISETIFSEINDPNGR, via the coding sequence ATGAAACCCATTCTCACTCCTCTGTTCCTTCCCGTGTTTCTGCACATCATCACCGTACACGTGGCCGGTGACACTTCTCCTATCTACACTCCGGTCGACGATATCACCGTTCAATGTGGCTTTTCCGGCCACCAACTCAACACAGAGGATAACAGAACTTGGACTGGAGATATCAACTCAGAGTTCTCCCCCTATGAAGACGAACCAGCTGGCAGCTCCTCCACATACAGACAAGCCCCTTCTTCCTCACCTGTAAACCAACTACCTTACAGCACCGCGAGGCTTTCTCTCCATGAGTTTTGGTACGAATTTCCAGTCACCAGCGGCCAAAAGTTCGTCCGTTTGTATTTCAACCCAGTTTCATATGGCCCTGACTTCGACCGATCCAACGCTCTCTTCTCAGTCACAGCAGGTGGTTTCACCCTTCTCGAAGACTTCAATGCTTCAGTCACTGCTGATGCTTTTGGGTTGGATACAATTTACAGAGAGTTCTGTCTCAACGTTGAGTCATATGAGAGCTTGAACATTGTTTTCACTCCAAGCAGCGCAACCCAATATACGTATGCTTTTATCAACGGAATTGAAATTGTGTCCATGCCCAACAATCTTTACTACACCTCTGCTCTAAATTCAGATGGAGTTAATTATATAGGCAGCGGAATCACATTTCGGATCGACAACGGCACTGCGCTGGAGATGGTGTACCGATTCAACGTCGGTGGAAGATCACTGTTTTTCAAGCAGGACACTGGTATGTACCGAAACTGGGAAGGCGAGCGAGAAGAGAACAAGTACTTAGACGATTTAAGCTCTAAGTCTAGTGTTTTACCAGAAAACAGTAGTATCGAACTCAAGTTTGCTGAAATAGCAGAGTACTCTGCTCCAGAAGAACTTTACCATACTGGCCGGTCTATGGGCATGAACAAGACCATAAACAAGAGCTATAATCTCACCTGGGAGTTCCCTGTCGATCCCAAGTTTTTCTACCTGGTTAGGCTTCATTTTTGTGAGTTTGAACCTGACATTGCCAATCCCGGAGACCGAAATTTTCTAATCTACATAGCCAACGTTCtcgatgaagaagaagcagataTCATCATGTGGGGTGATGGAAATGGGAGACCAGTGTACCGTGACTACGTTGTGTTCGTGACATACCCTGCAGCTTCAGAAAGGCAGAAGAAAGTACATCTCTCCATTGCACTGCAAGCAAACCCAAAAGATTTTATGACCAACTACAACGATGCAGTCTTGAATGGGCTCGAGATCTTCAAACTCAGTGACACAAATGGGAATCTTGCCGGACCCAATCCCGACCCACCTCTTCTAATAACCCCACGAGTGATAGCTCCACCGCAAAGCAGTAAATTTTCGAATAAGAGTTCAACTTCTCTAATTGCTATCATTGGTGGTCTAGTTTCCGGCGTGCTTGTTTTAGGCTCTGTTCTCGGGTTTTTCTTGGTGTTCAGGcgaggaagaaaaaacaagGACTCGAGCTCCAACCAGGGAATGAAATGGgatccattttcttttccggCGACCCACAGAACATATGGACCGTCTTATTTGTGTCGTTACTTTACACTGGCTGAGATCAAAGCCGCCACTCGAAACTTCGATGACAGTTTTATTATTGGAGTTGGAGGATTTGGTAACGTGTACAAAGGATGCATTGATGATGGGGCCACTCTCGCTGCAATCAAACGGCTAAAATCTGAGTCATCACAAGGCGCCCACGAGTTCAAGACGGAAATCGAGCTGCTCTCTCAGTTCCGCCACCGCCATTTGGTGTCTCTCATCGGATATTGTAAGGACGGCAATGAGATGGTATTGGTGTACGATTACATGTCACGTGGGACCCTCGCCAGCCATCTCTACCACACTGACAACCCCCCTCTTTCTTGGGATCAGCGTCTCCAAATTTGTATCGGCGCTGCAATAGGGTTGCACTACCTTCACAGCGGCACCAAGGGCACCATCATCCACCGTGACGTGAAGAGCACAAACATTTTATTGAATGAGAAATGGGTGGCCAAAATTTCAGACTTCGGATTGTCAAAAATGAGCACAATCAACACGTCCAAGACCCACATTAGTACGATGGTGAAAGGCAGCTTCGGGTACTTAGACCCCGAATACTACAAACGTCAACGGCTAACTGAGAAGTCAGACGTGTATTCATTTGGTGTAGTGTTGTGTGAGGTACTGTGTGCAAGGCCGGCTGTGATGCATAATGTGGAGCTGATGCAAATAAATTTGGCTGAATGGGCCAAGAGCTGTCATCGCGACGGGGAACTTGATCAAATTATTGATCCAAGCATTAGGGGTGAGATTGAAATACAGTCCCTGAATAAGTTCATTGAGATCGCTATGAGTTGCCTGAATGACAGTGGAATCGAACGCCCGTCAATGAATGATGTTGTGAGGGGACTTGAGCTTGCATTTCAGCTCCATCGCAACTGCTTTGAAAGGAGCAATGAGGTTGCCTTCAACAATGACAGTGCTGCAGAAATTAGAAGTGTTGAGCCAGGTTGCGCTACAAATGAATCCATTCAATGTATATCTGAGACGATCTTTTCTGAGATCAATGATCCAAATGGGAGATAA